Part of the Streptomyces sp. NBC_00457 genome, ACCGGTGCTCTGAGCGTCCCGGCCCTGCACCAGCTGGCCACCGAGGTGGCCGGCACAGAGCAACACCACCTGCGAGCCGTCCAGCTACCCGTATCCCTCGTCACCGCCACCGCCTTCGCACAAGCCCTGGACGGGGAAGGCCCCGTTGCGCAGGCCGCCGAACTCGGATGGCAGGTGTACGCCTCGGCGCCCCTATTCGGCGGGGAACTGCCGAACCTGGCCACGCGCGAACTCGCCGCACTGCTGAACCCCGAACTCACCACCGCCCAGGCATGCCTCCTCGCAACAGCCTCCTGCCCGGGGGTGACACGAATTCTGCTCTCCGCCTCCACCCCGGCACACTGGGCCGAGGCACAAGAAGCCCTGCGGACACCTGCCATCCCAGCCCCCACGCTGCGAAAGGTGCTGGATGTACTCGCCCCCGACTGACCCCTCGGACCAGCAGCGCATGCGCCGGGCCTTCGCGCGATCAGCGGAAACGCTGGGCGCTACGGTCACGGGCCCCGAAGTCTGGGGCTGGCACGGCCGAACCCTCAGCGCCCGCGCCCAGTACCCGGATGACAGAGCCTGCTGGCTCCGGCTGCTCTCGGCCCCGGAAGACAAGGCCACTGGAAAGATCTGGGAGGGCAACCGCGATGCCGCCGCGCTCTTCGACGGGCGCGTCTGCAAACCGCTGCTGTACGACAGCACGCAGTCGAGGAGCAACGGCTACGCGTACCGGGCTGAGGTGCACCAGTACGTTGCCGAACCTGTTGTCTCCACCGACCCAGTGCCGCGCACAGATCCGAACCCCCTGGCCAGGTGGTGGGAGTCGCTGCGCGCAGACCTGGAGTACGTCAGCAGCACCCCCACCGACCGCGTGGCCGTACGGCAGGAGTGGGTTGATCGCACCGTCCCCCGCTTCCTCCACATCCCCGGCCCTCGGATCACGGACTGGACGACGGCCCACGGCGACCTGCACACCGCCAACCTCACCGCCGCCACGCCCTATCTCCTCGACTGG contains:
- a CDS encoding phosphotransferase encodes the protein MYSPPTDPSDQQRMRRAFARSAETLGATVTGPEVWGWHGRTLSARAQYPDDRACWLRLLSAPEDKATGKIWEGNRDAAALFDGRVCKPLLYDSTQSRSNGYAYRAEVHQYVAEPVVSTDPVPRTDPNPLARWWESLRADLEYVSSTPTDRVAVRQEWVDRTVPRFLHIPGPRITDWTTAHGDLHTANLTAATPYLLDWEGFGLAPVGYDAATLLAYSLLVPAFAHRIRDTFPVLKTEPGRVAQIIVITEVLQSASRGDHPELVPALRALAAELG